The following proteins are encoded in a genomic region of Brachypodium distachyon strain Bd21 chromosome 1, Brachypodium_distachyon_v3.0, whole genome shotgun sequence:
- the LOC100844445 gene encoding cytochrome P450 709B2, whose product MAVAALGLVVVAVAAVLATWLWAAAFHLVWRPYAVGKAFRRQGIRGPAYRFFVGNNEETKAMRVATAGDVLDRASHDIVPRVLPQYKAWMSSYGKVFLSWTGFTPSLCVGDHDMAKQILSNRAGLFGKSDPGPNIMALLGKGLVFTDGEDWARHRRVVHPAFAMDKLKSMARTMEDCAGEVVRAWEARAEVVAGGGVGVATVEVGQQFVELTADVISHTAFGSSYKEGKEVFLAQRELQGIAFATINNVRVRGLGNLPTKMNVRRWQLERKVRGTLMAIIDGRLAAAAKEGATGYGSDLLGLMLEANTNASSGTHKGGAAMMSMDEIIDECKTFFFAGHDTTSHLLTWAVFLLGTHRDWQSKLRDEVLKECSTGTPLHGDALNKLKLTTMVLYETLRLYGAVIMMARTATADTELVGGAMSVKVPKGTMTMIPIAIMHRDEAVWGADAGEFNPLRFKDGVGKAAKHPSAMLAFSFGPRACIGQDFAMLEAKATLAVILRKFEFEVAPEYVHAPAEFLTLQPKTGLPVRLRLLDR is encoded by the coding sequence ATGGCGGTAGCGGCGTTGGGGCTGGTCGTGGTGGCTGTGGCGGCGGTGTTGGCGACATGGCTGTGGGCGGCGGCGTTTCACCTGGTGTGGCGGCCCTACGCCGTCGGCAAGGCGTTCCGGCGGCAGGGGATCCGCGGGCCGGCGTACCGCTTCTTCGTGGGCAACAACGAGGAGACCAAGGCGATGCGTGTGGCGACAGCCGGCGACGTCCTGGACCGGGCCTCCCACGACATCGTGCCACGCGTGCTGCCGCAGTACAAGGCCTGGATGTCCTCCTACGGCAAGGTGTTCCTGTCCTGGACCGGGTTCACGCCGTCGCTGTGCGTGGGCGACCACGACATGGCGAAGCAGATCCTGTCGAACCGGGCCGGGCTGTTCGGCAAGTCCGACCCGGGCCCCAACATCATGGCGCTGCTGGGCAAAGGGCTCGTGTTCACCGACGGCGAAGACTgggcgcgccaccgccgcgtcgTGCACCCGGCCTTCGCCATGGACAAGCTCAAGTCGATGGCGAGGACCATGGAGGACTGCGCCGGGGAGGTGGTGCGCGCGTGGGAGGCGAGGGCTGAGGTCGTtgccggtggcggcgtggGTGTGGCCACGGTGGAAGTCGGGCAGCAGTTCGTGGAGCTGACTGCCGACGTGATCTCGCACACGGCGTTCGGGAGCAGCTacaaggaagggaaggaggtgTTTCTGGCGCAGCGGGAGCTGCAGGGGATTGCTTTCGCCACCATTAACAATGTTCGTGTCCGGGGCCTCGGGAACCTCCCCACCAAGATGAATGTCCGGCGGTGGCAGCTGGAGCGCAAGGTCCGCGGCACGCTCATGGCGATCATCGACGGCCGgctggctgccgccgccaaggaaGGCGCCACGGGCTACGGCAGCGACCTCCTCGGCCTCATGCTCGAGGCCAACACCAACGCCTCCTCCGGTACTCACAAGGGAGGAGCTGCCATGATGAGCATGGACGAGATCATCGACGAGTgcaagaccttcttcttcgcgGGCCACGACACCACCTCGCACCTCCTCACCTgggccgtcttcctcctcggcacGCACCGGGACTGGCAGTCCAagctccgcgacgaagtcctcAAAGAGTGCTCCACGGGGACGCCGCTCCACGGGGACGCGCTCAACAAGCTGAAGCTCACAACGATGGTGCTCTACGAGACGCTGCGGCTGTACGGGGCCGTGATCATGATGGcgcggacggcgacggcggacaCGGAGCTCGTTGGCGGGGCGATGAGCGTGAAGGTTCCTAAAGGAACGATGACGATGATCCCGATCGCGATCATGCACCGGGACGAGGCCGTGTGGGGAGCGGACGCCGGGGAGTTTAACCCGCTCCGGTTCAAGGACGGCGTCGGGAAGGCGGCCAAGCACCCGAGCGCGATGCTGGCGTTCTCGTTCGGCCCCAGGGCGTGCATCGGGCAGGATTTTGCGATGCTGGAAGCCAAGGCCACGCTCGCTGTTATCCTTCGTAAGTTCGAGTTCGAGGTCGCGCCCGAGTACGTGCACGCGCCGGCTGAGTTCCTCACGCTGCAGCCCAAGACCGGCCTCCCCGTCCGGCTCAGGCTCTTGGATCGCTAG